DNA sequence from the Candidatus Omnitrophota bacterium genome:
CGGGTATTCTTCGCAAACATCCGGCAGGAAAAACATCCGCAGATTCCATTCTCTGCTTATGGAATCCCGCAATCTGACACGGTATAATTTACTTAATTTTGTTGAAATCACCGGCGTTTCAAAAGCCGTTCTTTTTCAGGTTTATCCAGACGTTAAATACTCTTTGTCGGGCACAAATTTTACGATCAGCGAAGAAATATCATTATCCCCGATGAAAAACGCGCTGGAGCTGCGCTATCGCGCGGAAAAAGGAAACTGCTCTAAGGCCTTTGAGATACGGCCTTTTTTTTCAATGAGGCGTAGCCATTGTTTGAGAGCCAATGCTGATGACATAAGTTTTCGCGCAAGTCTTTGCGGCGGCAGTCTGAAAACGCCGGAAACGGCGTGCTATTTTGAAGGCGGCGGCCCTTTTACCGTTAAAAAAAAGCTGAAGAAAGTCTCTTATTCCGAGGATAAAATAAGAGACGGGAGTTACCGGGAGATTTTGTTTTCTCCGGGTTTTTGGAAAGCGGATATTAAAAAGGACGGCAGTTTCAGGATTATTTTTTCCGCTGATTCCGGCGACATAAAAAAACCCTTGAAAAAAGTGAGTTTCGCCGCTCAGAGGCTGTGCAGGGACGAGGAATTTTTGAAAGATTTCAAATGCAAAAACACTTTCTTTGAAAAACTTTTATTAAAATCCCTTGATTTTGACGCCCGCGGAGAAATTGTCGCGGGTTTTCACTGGTTTGAGTCATGGGGCAGGGATACGATGATTTCTCTGCCGGGGCTTTTTCTATACACGGGGCGCAAAGAAAAGGCGAAAAAGATTTTCCGGCAAGCCGCCGCGGTTATAAAGGGAGGGCTGCTGCCGAATATTTTTTCAACGCAGGCGAATAAAGCCTCTTATAACGCCGTTGACGCGTCGCTGTGGTTTGTGTGGGCTCTTTCGGAATACCGCAGAATTTTCGGCGCTAACGATAGTTTTTTAAAAGAAATGAGAAAGCCTGTGAGTGAAATTATTAAAATTACAGAAAGGGAACTGACTTTGGTATAAAAATGGATCCCGCTGACGCGCTTATAACGGCGGGACAGGAAGGGAAAGCTCTCACATGGATGGACGCTGTTTTTCAGGGTAGCCCGATAACGCCGAGAGCCGGCAAAGCCGTTGAAATTCAGGGCCTGTGGTATAACGCTTTGAAATTCGCGGACGCTGTGGGTGTGAAGGGAGCGGGGATTCTTGCGGAAAAGACTTCCGAATCGGTGCGGAAAAAATATTTTATAGATGCCGGCTATATGGCCGATTTGATAAATAAAGAAGGTATTCCCGACGGAAGTTTGAGGCCGAATCAGATAATAACGCTGGCTCTTATGAAAGATATTCTTCCAACAGCCGCGGTCGCAAAGGCTTTGGGAATCCTTGAAAAAAAACTCCTTACCCCCTTCGGGCTCAGAACGCTTGAGAGAAATGCGCAGGGATACAGAGGGATATACCGGGGAAATCTTGAAACCAGAGACAGCGCGTATCATCAGGGAACGGTGTGGCCGTGGCTCCTGCAGTTTTATTATGCTTTGCAGAAACCCCGATGGACGGAGTTTGAAAAAATATGGTCAGGCCATTTTAAAAAAGCGGGCATTGATTGCGTTTCGGAAATATTTGACGCGGAATATCCTTTTTACGGCAGAGGCTGTATCCACCAGGCATGGTCCGTAGCGGCGCTGATATATACGAGTTTCGCCAACGGATGGATAAAAGCCCGCGGCAATCATAGATGAACACGGAATTTAAGGATCCGGCCAATAAACAATCCTTCGCAGGGAGAGGGCATGGGCGCCGGGATAATTCTCTGAAAAAATTAATTTTTGAGTGCGCCTCTTTTATTTTGATTGGCGCGGGTTTCTGGTTTGTCTTGTACACTCTGATAAAGGCGGAGTCGCCCGAACACTATTTTGTTTTTTTCATTTTTATTCAGATTGCGGCATTTCTCTTTTTTTCGACTTATGCGTCAGCTGTGATTGCTGTTCTGTCGACGCTGGTTGCTGCAGCGGCTTTTATTACGGGGTCCGCCGGAGTGAAATTTTTTGCCGCGCTTGCTATTTTAATTTACTGGGCAATTATCTGCTTTTTGAATATGTATGAAAATAGAGAAACCGAAAGTTGCGGCCGGAATAAATTACTGCTGGAAAATATGCAAGGCGCGATCGCGGAACTTGAAACAGCCCTTAAGAGCGGAGCGAAACTTATTCCCGCACTGAAAAAGGGCATAGCGAGTTATGAGAAAATGGCGGAATTTTCGCTGAAACTCGGCACGACTTTTTCTCTGAAAGATATTTCCATGTTTATAATAAAATTTACGCGGAGTATTTTTCCGGAAGCGGAAGTGGAACTTATAAAACAGGCGGGGGACGCCTGCGACAGGTGGGTGTATTCAAGCCAGAAACCGGCGTATATAGAAAATACCGCTATGGACTGCAGGTTTGATTTGCATAATTCCGGCGACGCCTCGTCTATAATAGCCTGTCCCGTTTTCAACGGGGAGAACATACAGTCTATTATAAAAGTGATAGGCAGAGACGGCGGGCTTTTGCCGTCGGACTTGAGGGTTTTGACCTTAATAGCGACTCTTTCTTCGCTGGCGGTTGAGAATGTGAAGCTTTTTGAAACAACGCAGAATCTGGCAATAACGGATGATCTCACGGGACTGTATAATCACTCATATTTTATGGAAAGACTGGCAGAAGAAATTTCGAGGGCTTCAATGCATGGCGGGGAATTTGTTTTCCTGATGATGGACATAGATTTTTTCAAAAAATTCAACGATGATTTCGGCCATCAGGCGGGAGACGAGGTGATTAGACGCGTTGCCCTTGGAATTACAAAAACAATACGCAACACTGATATCGTCGGCCGTTATGGGGGCGAGGAATTTTCGGTGATACTGCCGCGGACAGATTTAAAAAGAGGCCTCGTAATTGCCCGGCACATAAGAAAAACGATAAAGAAGGAAAGATTTAATTTTGACGGCAAATACGCGGGGGTCACGGTGACGGTGGGCCTTTCAAGTTTTCAGGATTTCCGGGAAGAAGATAAAATTATTGCCGCCGCCGACGAGGCCCTGTATGAGGGTAAGAAAAAAGGGCGCGACAGGGTAGTGGTGCGGGGCCTCTTAAAATGAATTGCGGCAAAACGCGCATGAACGCGCTGCGATTTTTTCTTGCGGCCGCGATGATTGCCGTTTTTTTTACCGCTCCGGGGAGGTACGGTATTTTTATAGCGGCCTCTTTGGGTATGCTTTTTCTTTTTTCATTGCCTCCGGGAAAGCGGAACACCTCTGTTAAATCAGCCGTTTCCCTCACAGCCGCGGCGCTGTTTATGCTGTCCGGCGACGTTATGCTTTATGCTTATGCGGCTCTCGCGCTGGTTTTAGTTATTCCCGATTTGAAAATACTTGCATCCCGGAAAAAGAATTACGGCGATTTTAAAATAAAATTCGGTCGGATTGAGGAGAAACTTCTTGCGCTGAAAAAAGAGAATTCCGAAACTTCAAAGGGAATTGAAGAACTTGAGAACGAAATTGAAAGATATGAAAAACTCTATGAGCTCTCAAAAGCCATGGAATCTGTTTCCGACGGAAAAGAACTTGCGAAGAAATCGCTTGAGACTTTTTCGCTGAAACTCGGTGTGGAAACCCTCGCTTTTTTCGACTGCGCTTTTGGCGGCAACGAAATTTTATGCTCAAAAAATCTGTCGGCGGATGAATACGGGGTATGGAAATCCATGGTTGGCAAAATACAGAACAAACCCGGGGCGGAATACTATGAATTTGAACTTGTGGCGGGGAACAAAAGTCTCGGTTCGGTCATGGCAAAGGGAAATCTTGATTCTTTTCAGATTAAGAACGCCGCGGTTATAGCGTCGCAGGTGGCGCTGGGCTGGGAAAAAATACTGCTTTACGAAAAAGTGAGGGAGCTTTCAAGAATAGACGGTTTGACAGGACTTTTTCTCAGGAAGTATTTCATGGGCCGTCTGAACGAAGAGATCGCGCGTGCCCGGAGATACAATTATAAAATCGCGTTTCTCATGTGCGATCTGGATCTCTTCAAAACCTATAATGATACCTATGGCCATCCTGTGGGCGATGAGGCGCTAAAATCAGTGGCCGCTAAAATTAAGGAAAATATTTATAAATCCGATTTGGCCGGCCGTTACGGCGGCGAAGAGTTTTGCGTGTATATGCCGGTATCGGATGAAAGCGGCACACGCAAAAAAGCGCAGCGGATTGTTGAGGCGGTAAGACTCGAAACTCCCGTGACGATTTCTGCGGGGCTGGCTTTTTTCCCGGCGGATGCTTTGACCGCGGAAGATTTAATAAAGTCGGCGGATAAGGCGTTGTATAAGGCTAAAGAAAAAGGGAGAGATACCGTTTGCGAATATGAAAAAGATGTGTAAATGCGCCAGCCGTTTTGCCGGGCAGGACGAAAAGAACTTCTAAACCGGCTCCGGCCAAGTTGTGATATATGTCACAACTTGGGATTGGGGACATTTTGCGGGGTGAAAAATCCGTTCATAAAAAATAACGATTTTCCGACGGTATTTGTGCGCCCGCAAAAGCGAGAAGTGAACTACCTGGAAACAAGAAATCACCGTATAGCCAATAATACCAGAATTGCCTCTTGACAAGATTGGGCGGAGAGTTTATACTTTTAGTAAATGAGTAAAAAAATATTCACTACTCAAGAGGTGGCGCAACTGCTGTCCTGCGATCTCACAACTGTTATTAAATGGGTGAACGCGGGCAAGCTCAACGCCTATAAAACCCCCGGCGGCCACAGGCGCATAGAGAAGGAAGACCTCGTACAATTCATCAGCAAATATGATATGCCTATGCCGGAAGAACTCCGTGAGGTGAACAGGGTGCTCATCGTCGACGACGATCCCCAGTTCATTGAGATGACCGCGGCCATCCTGGGGAAGATTGAGAACGTCAGCATTGACTCGGCGAAAGAGGGTTTTGAGGCGGGGGAAAAGGTCATTTCGTTCAGCCCCCATGTTGTCATACTGGACATGAAACTTCCCGGCATAGACGGTTTTGAGGTCTGCCGGAGAATAAAAGACAGGGAAGATACCGCGGGGGTGAGAGTGATAGCCGTCACCGCCTACGGCACTCCCGACGACAAAAAGCGTATTCTGGAATGCGGCGCCGATCATTATTTCGAGAAGCCGGTGAAGCCGGAACAATTTCTGAACACGGTTCAAAAACTACTGCC
Encoded proteins:
- a CDS encoding diguanylate cyclase; this encodes MNTEFKDPANKQSFAGRGHGRRDNSLKKLIFECASFILIGAGFWFVLYTLIKAESPEHYFVFFIFIQIAAFLFFSTYASAVIAVLSTLVAAAAFITGSAGVKFFAALAILIYWAIICFLNMYENRETESCGRNKLLLENMQGAIAELETALKSGAKLIPALKKGIASYEKMAEFSLKLGTTFSLKDISMFIIKFTRSIFPEAEVELIKQAGDACDRWVYSSQKPAYIENTAMDCRFDLHNSGDASSIIACPVFNGENIQSIIKVIGRDGGLLPSDLRVLTLIATLSSLAVENVKLFETTQNLAITDDLTGLYNHSYFMERLAEEISRASMHGGEFVFLMMDIDFFKKFNDDFGHQAGDEVIRRVALGITKTIRNTDIVGRYGGEEFSVILPRTDLKRGLVIARHIRKTIKKERFNFDGKYAGVTVTVGLSSFQDFREEDKIIAAADEALYEGKKKGRDRVVVRGLLK
- a CDS encoding response regulator, with the translated sequence MSKKIFTTQEVAQLLSCDLTTVIKWVNAGKLNAYKTPGGHRRIEKEDLVQFISKYDMPMPEELREVNRVLIVDDDPQFIEMTAAILGKIENVSIDSAKEGFEAGEKVISFSPHVVILDMKLPGIDGFEVCRRIKDREDTAGVRVIAVTAYGTPDDKKRILECGADHYFEKPVKPEQFLNTVQKLLP
- a CDS encoding diguanylate cyclase, whose protein sequence is MNCGKTRMNALRFFLAAAMIAVFFTAPGRYGIFIAASLGMLFLFSLPPGKRNTSVKSAVSLTAAALFMLSGDVMLYAYAALALVLVIPDLKILASRKKNYGDFKIKFGRIEEKLLALKKENSETSKGIEELENEIERYEKLYELSKAMESVSDGKELAKKSLETFSLKLGVETLAFFDCAFGGNEILCSKNLSADEYGVWKSMVGKIQNKPGAEYYEFELVAGNKSLGSVMAKGNLDSFQIKNAAVIASQVALGWEKILLYEKVRELSRIDGLTGLFLRKYFMGRLNEEIARARRYNYKIAFLMCDLDLFKTYNDTYGHPVGDEALKSVAAKIKENIYKSDLAGRYGGEEFCVYMPVSDESGTRKKAQRIVEAVRLETPVTISAGLAFFPADALTAEDLIKSADKALYKAKEKGRDTVCEYEKDV